TGAATTTTGTGGATGAGGTTTTCCCTTTGCCAGCGGGGAAATTCCTTGCAGGGCTGGAAAAGCACTGGGCATCTCCGCTTGAAGCATACTGGAACTGGACGCACGGTGTGCTGGATGAATTCGGCGCAGAGCTGGTCGTCAATCTGACCTTTACCCTGCCTGCGCGGCTTTTGCAGAAAAGTATCAATGCGCCTTTCAAGACAGGATTCTGCCTGGATGAAAAAGGCTTTTCGGCAAACAGTTCCCGGTGGTGCGCCTTTTTGACTGCGGCGGCGCATAACCGGAGGAATAGCCCTCTGAATCTTGTCGACCTGATGAGCAGGGTAGAGCGGGGAGAGGCAGGTGGTAGCGCAGATTTGAAACGCCCGGCTCCAGAGCTGTGTCAGAAGATGCGCGAGCAGTTTTTTGCAGGACTGGAAGAAACGCCTCGTGGGTTTGTGGGCTTTCAGCTTGGGGCGAGCAATGCCCGACGGCAGTGGCCAGTACAGTCTTTTTTGCAGGTAGCAGAAGAGCTGTGGGAAAAATATTCCCTGTGCCCCGTACTTCTTGGGAGTGGGGGAGAGCGGGAGCTTGCCCAGACTTTTTGCCAGCAATCACAGATTCCTGTGGTGAATTGCGTGGGGGAAACCAGTCTCACAGAACTTGGCGCTATGCTTTCCATGCTGGAGCTTCTTGTAACCAATGATACTGGAACAATGCACTACGCCGCGGGGCTTGGGGTGAAGGTCTGTGCGCTTTTCCTGAGCACTGCGCAACCTTGGGATACGGGACCGTACCGCGCAGGTGCGGTGTGCCTTGAACCCAATATGGAGTGTCACCCCTGTCATATTTCATATGAATGCACAGAAGATTTTTTGTGTCACAAAATTTTGTCTCCAGAGCATGTGCTGGCGTATGTCGAGCAGCTTTTGGGCGATTCCAGGCGACTCGAAAGTATGGATGCGTCGCGCCTGAAACAGGTGCGGGCCTGGGAGACTATTGAAGACGGAAATGGATTTATTGACCTGCGTTCACTCAATGGACTGGAGGAGACGGATCGCACGGCGTGGAGACGCATGCAGCGACAGGTCTACCGTCAGTTTCTTGACGAGACAGGTGGGGCGCATGAGCCGTTGAATCTGCATGGCCTGTCTCAGGAAAAATCTCAGGAAATTGGGACAGAGCTTGAACAGGCGTGGCAGCGCTTCTTTTTGCTGGAACAGGAAATGAAAATT
This genomic stretch from Desulfobaculum bizertense DSM 18034 harbors:
- a CDS encoding glycosyltransferase family 9 protein; the protein is MMKKALVINLTRFGDILQSQPVVSRLHNQGYTVGFVCLDCFEQVPRLLNFVDEVFPLPAGKFLAGLEKHWASPLEAYWNWTHGVLDEFGAELVVNLTFTLPARLLQKSINAPFKTGFCLDEKGFSANSSRWCAFLTAAAHNRRNSPLNLVDLMSRVERGEAGGSADLKRPAPELCQKMREQFFAGLEETPRGFVGFQLGASNARRQWPVQSFLQVAEELWEKYSLCPVLLGSGGERELAQTFCQQSQIPVVNCVGETSLTELGAMLSMLELLVTNDTGTMHYAAGLGVKVCALFLSTAQPWDTGPYRAGAVCLEPNMECHPCHISYECTEDFLCHKILSPEHVLAYVEQLLGDSRRLESMDASRLKQVRAWETIEDGNGFIDLRSLNGLEETDRTAWRRMQRQVYRQFLDETGGAHEPLNLHGLSQEKSQEIGTELEQAWQRFFLLEQEMKILLQRPVEALKQKVMMNYERVTSELLQSAHFHVLGALWQEESQVFAASPENFLQVTLRYRKVLEVWKTVLLSNGMQLETL